A genomic stretch from Candidatus Latescibacterota bacterium includes:
- a CDS encoding ABC transporter ATP-binding protein: MWWDRDDSDLDEQGRLPTWEMFRRIHPYVRPHLTAFFLAFGLGLVSVALHLGQPLVLRHIIDVDVPGGDLGGLFRSALTYLGLMVGMGLATVVSSILLGKAGVMAVNAIKRSLFGHFFRLGVLWLERLPVGTLVSRIESDSQRLVALTSTMMMQILHAVGTLVGALVVLAKLDMRLFGVAAVVIPVMLAGTFLIFRVMRPRFRKERALYARLVGLLAETLPAARYLQAVGRSNWARGRIEAENRRYNRFSVKLFFMEYGLFHGLGFLEVVMTVSALWLGSGWVRAETISVGTLVAFAQLIAQIYWPIIALSEQLAEIQRAGGAADRIFQILDTEPEVAAPADPVAVPARPATIRFEDVSFAYEAGNPVLEKVSFTLGAGETVALVGPTGGGKSTLVGLLCRFMDPTAGRITLDGNDLRDFDPRELRRRFGLVLQDLYLFPASVADNLRAFRPEVDDAQVQQAARTAGLHEVIARRPQGYASPLESRGRDLSYGQRQLMAFARALAVDPPVLVLDEATSSVDPGTERRIQATLERLTEGRTTLVVAHRLSTVRRADRILVIDGGIVESGSHDELMARGGRYAELVALQMEEVRGAEKSA; encoded by the coding sequence ATGTGGTGGGACCGCGACGACAGCGATCTCGACGAGCAGGGACGTCTGCCCACCTGGGAGATGTTCCGGCGCATCCATCCCTACGTGCGCCCGCACCTGACGGCCTTCTTCCTCGCCTTCGGGCTGGGGCTCGTCAGCGTGGCGCTGCACCTGGGGCAGCCACTGGTACTGCGTCACATCATCGACGTGGACGTCCCCGGCGGCGACCTCGGCGGCCTCTTCCGCTCGGCCCTGACCTACCTCGGCCTGATGGTGGGCATGGGCCTGGCCACGGTGGTCTCGAGCATCCTGCTGGGCAAGGCCGGCGTGATGGCCGTGAACGCCATCAAGCGCTCGCTCTTCGGGCACTTCTTCCGCCTGGGCGTGCTCTGGCTGGAGCGGCTGCCCGTGGGCACGCTGGTGAGCCGCATCGAGTCGGACAGCCAGCGGCTCGTCGCGCTCACCAGCACGATGATGATGCAGATCCTGCACGCCGTGGGCACCCTGGTGGGAGCGCTGGTGGTGCTGGCGAAGCTCGACATGCGCCTCTTCGGCGTGGCGGCCGTGGTGATCCCCGTGATGCTCGCGGGCACCTTCCTCATCTTCCGCGTCATGCGCCCGCGCTTCCGCAAGGAGCGCGCGCTCTACGCCCGGTTGGTGGGCCTGCTCGCCGAGACGCTCCCCGCCGCCCGCTACCTGCAGGCCGTGGGCCGCAGCAACTGGGCGCGCGGGCGCATCGAGGCGGAGAATCGCCGCTACAACCGCTTCTCCGTGAAGCTCTTCTTCATGGAGTACGGCCTTTTCCACGGCCTCGGCTTCCTGGAAGTCGTGATGACGGTGAGCGCCCTCTGGCTCGGCTCGGGCTGGGTGCGCGCGGAGACGATCAGCGTCGGCACGCTGGTGGCCTTCGCGCAGCTCATCGCCCAGATCTACTGGCCGATCATCGCGCTGTCCGAGCAGCTCGCCGAGATCCAGCGGGCGGGCGGGGCGGCCGATCGCATCTTCCAGATCCTGGACACGGAGCCCGAGGTGGCGGCGCCGGCGGATCCGGTGGCGGTGCCCGCGCGCCCGGCCACGATTCGCTTCGAGGACGTCAGCTTCGCCTACGAGGCCGGCAACCCCGTGCTCGAGAAGGTGAGCTTCACGCTGGGCGCGGGCGAGACCGTGGCGCTGGTGGGGCCGACCGGCGGGGGCAAGAGCACCCTGGTGGGGCTGCTCTGCCGCTTCATGGACCCCACGGCGGGGCGGATCACGCTGGACGGCAACGACCTCCGCGACTTCGACCCCCGCGAGCTGCGCCGCCGCTTCGGGCTGGTGCTGCAGGATCTCTACCTGTTCCCGGCGAGCGTGGCCGACAACCTGCGCGCCTTCCGTCCCGAGGTGGACGACGCGCAGGTGCAGCAGGCGGCGCGCACGGCGGGCCTGCACGAGGTCATCGCCCGGCGGCCGCAGGGCTACGCGTCGCCGCTGGAGAGCCGGGGGCGGGATCTGTCCTACGGCCAGCGGCAACTGATGGCCTTCGCGCGGGCGCTGGCGGTGGATCCGCCGGTGCTGGTGCTGGACGAGGCCACGAGCAGCGTCGATCCCGGCACCGAGCGGCGGATCCAGGCGACGCTCGAGCGCCTCACCGAGGGGAGGACGACCCTGGTGGTGGCGCATCGCCTGTCCACCGTGCGGCGGGCGGACAGGATCCTGGTGATCGACGGCGGGATCGTCGAGAGCGGCAGTCACGACGAACTCATGGCGCGCGGCGGACGCTACGCGGAGCTGGTGGCCCTGCAGATGGAGGAGGTGCGCGGTGCTGAAAAGAGTGCTTAG
- a CDS encoding ABC transporter ATP-binding protein yields the protein MLKRVLSWFAPHWRRVRGGLTVVFALTVLGIATRTLYPLIFKFIIDSLVQTDSAGTVDVTSARNWVLVLLAMGFLRSLTQAFLPSSRAWMNLAIAMSIRLELLRRILAKRHDFFQRFQPGDLVARMTDDIDQGDKLGWYACSGVFRPIEAGLTLAFSLAVMFGLHWQLTLASTLPLPLIVWLLSKTESLQHRRYNERQQATSRTVETLEAGFSGSRIVLGFAMEDAQEQLFDTVLKERERTEKRVVSLQALLEGFFSIMNQVGLVVVLFLGGWFVLRDPHFTLGDFYAFVAYLSGLSMPLWTISWFFVSTSVTHTSVKRMQELEAAEERQPGREDLPERHPALVMERLRFAHRDAEGTAVPVLKDVTVNVRPGETVALVGPVGCGKSTLLECATGLLTPDEGEVRLGSLPLAALADDVRARHVAYAPQEPQLFAGTVGMNVSLDREDVSGDAVLRSLRTARLTREVPVDKEVSQGGKGLSGGQQQRVAIARALAGSPSVLVLDDVTSALDARTERQFWNHVRSQLPDAGILVSTHREATAQRADRVLWLQDGVVHRTGTHAALLAEHEDYQRLFATE from the coding sequence GTGCTGAAAAGAGTGCTTAGCTGGTTCGCGCCACACTGGCGCCGCGTGCGCGGGGGGCTGACGGTGGTCTTCGCCCTGACCGTGCTGGGCATCGCCACGCGCACGCTCTACCCGCTGATCTTCAAGTTCATCATCGACTCGCTCGTGCAGACGGACTCGGCCGGTACGGTAGACGTGACCAGCGCGCGCAACTGGGTGCTCGTCCTGCTCGCCATGGGCTTCCTGCGCAGCCTGACGCAGGCCTTCCTGCCGTCGAGCCGCGCCTGGATGAACCTGGCCATCGCCATGAGCATCCGCCTCGAGCTGTTGCGCCGGATCCTGGCCAAGCGCCACGACTTCTTCCAGCGCTTCCAGCCGGGCGATCTGGTGGCGCGCATGACCGACGACATCGACCAGGGCGACAAGCTCGGCTGGTACGCCTGCTCGGGCGTGTTCCGTCCCATCGAGGCAGGGCTGACGCTGGCCTTCAGCCTGGCGGTGATGTTCGGACTGCACTGGCAGCTCACCCTGGCGTCGACCTTGCCGCTACCGCTCATCGTGTGGCTGCTCAGCAAGACCGAGTCGCTGCAGCACCGCCGCTACAACGAGCGGCAGCAGGCCACGAGCCGCACGGTGGAGACGCTGGAGGCGGGCTTCTCCGGCTCGCGCATCGTGCTGGGCTTCGCCATGGAGGACGCCCAGGAGCAGCTCTTCGACACGGTGCTCAAGGAGCGCGAGCGCACGGAGAAGCGCGTGGTCTCGTTGCAGGCGCTGCTCGAGGGCTTCTTCTCGATCATGAACCAGGTGGGCCTCGTGGTGGTGCTCTTTCTCGGCGGCTGGTTCGTGCTGCGCGATCCGCACTTCACGCTGGGCGACTTCTACGCCTTCGTGGCCTACCTGTCGGGACTGAGCATGCCGCTGTGGACCATCAGCTGGTTCTTCGTGAGCACCAGCGTGACGCACACGTCGGTGAAGCGCATGCAGGAACTCGAGGCCGCGGAGGAGCGCCAGCCCGGCCGCGAGGACCTGCCCGAGCGTCACCCCGCGCTCGTCATGGAGCGCCTGCGCTTCGCCCACCGCGACGCGGAGGGCACGGCCGTGCCGGTGCTGAAGGACGTCACCGTGAACGTGCGCCCGGGCGAGACCGTGGCGCTGGTGGGACCGGTGGGTTGCGGCAAGTCCACCTTGCTCGAGTGCGCGACGGGGCTGCTCACGCCCGACGAGGGCGAGGTGCGCCTGGGCTCCCTGCCGTTGGCCGCGCTCGCGGACGACGTGCGCGCGCGCCACGTGGCCTACGCGCCCCAGGAGCCGCAGCTCTTCGCGGGCACCGTGGGCATGAACGTCAGCCTGGACCGCGAGGACGTCAGCGGCGACGCCGTGCTGCGCTCGCTGCGCACGGCCCGCCTGACGCGCGAAGTGCCGGTGGACAAGGAGGTGTCGCAGGGGGGCAAGGGGCTCTCGGGCGGTCAGCAGCAGCGCGTGGCCATCGCGCGGGCGCTGGCGGGATCGCCGTCGGTGCTGGTGCTGGACGACGTCACCAGCGCGCTCGACGCCCGCACCGAGCGGCAGTTCTGGAATCACGTGCGCAGCCAGCTGCCGGACGCGGGCATCCTGGTGTCGACGCACCGCGAGGCCACGGCCCAGCGCGCGGACCGGGTGCTGTGGCTGCAGGACGGCGTGGTGCACCGCACGGGCACCCACGCCGCCCTGCTGGCCGAGCACGAGGACTACCAGCGGCTTTTCGCCACGGAGTAG
- a CDS encoding NAD-dependent epimerase/dehydratase family protein produces the protein MPAPDTQRVLVTGALGQIGSELVLALRERHGADNVVATDLRPPEDSGAGPAFSLDVTDRAALEAAVTRHRIDTVYHMAAILSAAGERRPDVCWDVNVGGTKNVLDVGVAVGLRRIFVPSSIAAFGPEVPRDRTPDETVLRPRSVYGITKVAGELLVDYYGRRYDLDCRGVRYPGLISHATAPGGGTTDYAVAIYFEAVQSGRYECFVREDTCLPMMYMPDAIKATLQIMAAPRERLTRRGDYNLGAMSFTVGEQAASIRELVPDFTVSYVPDYRQAIAESWPRSVDDRAARADWDWTPDFDLDAMTRDMIAALRRKQAAGALEG, from the coding sequence ATGCCCGCACCCGACACGCAGCGCGTTCTCGTCACCGGCGCCCTCGGCCAGATCGGCAGCGAGCTCGTCCTGGCGCTTCGCGAGCGCCACGGGGCCGACAACGTCGTCGCCACGGACCTGCGTCCGCCCGAGGACAGCGGCGCCGGCCCGGCGTTCAGCCTGGACGTCACCGATCGCGCCGCGCTCGAGGCGGCCGTGACGCGCCACCGGATCGACACCGTCTACCACATGGCGGCGATCCTGTCGGCGGCGGGGGAGCGGCGGCCGGACGTGTGCTGGGACGTCAACGTGGGCGGGACGAAGAACGTGCTCGACGTGGGCGTGGCCGTGGGCCTGCGGCGGATCTTCGTGCCCAGCTCCATCGCGGCCTTCGGGCCGGAGGTGCCGCGGGACCGCACGCCCGACGAGACCGTGCTGAGGCCGCGGAGCGTCTACGGCATCACCAAGGTCGCCGGCGAGCTGCTGGTGGACTACTACGGCCGCCGCTACGACCTGGATTGCCGCGGCGTGCGCTACCCCGGGCTCATCAGCCACGCGACCGCGCCCGGCGGCGGCACCACGGACTACGCCGTGGCGATCTACTTCGAGGCGGTGCAGTCGGGGCGCTACGAGTGCTTCGTGCGCGAGGACACCTGCCTGCCCATGATGTACATGCCCGACGCCATCAAGGCCACGCTGCAGATCATGGCGGCGCCGCGAGAGCGCCTGACCCGCCGCGGCGACTACAACCTGGGCGCCATGAGCTTCACCGTGGGCGAGCAGGCCGCGAGCATCCGCGAGCTCGTCCCCGACTTCACGGTGAGCTACGTGCCGGACTACCGCCAGGCCATCGCCGAGAGCTGGCCCCGCAGCGTGGACGACCGCGCGGCCCGCGCGGACTGGGACTGGACGCCGGACTTCGACCTGGATGCCATGACCCGCGACATGATCGCCGCCCTGCGCCGCAAGCAGGCCGCGGGCGCGCTGGAGGGCTGA
- the kbl gene encoding glycine C-acetyltransferase: MFDSVRDELRATLGEIEAAGLYKRERIIVSDQKAQIRLDSGAEVLNFCANNYLGLANDPAIIQAAKDGMDSHGFGLSSVRFICGTQDIHRQLERAVAEFFGTDDTILYTSCFDANGGLFEVLLGEEDAVISDALNHASIIDGIRLCKAQRYRYANNDLGELRTRLEEARGAGARRILVATDGVFSMDGIVAQIDKVCDLAEEFGAMVMVDDSHATGFFGPTGRGSVEHCGALGRVDVITSTLGKAMGGASGGFTTGRQEIVDLLRQRSRPYLFSNTVAPAIVAAALRTLELISGSTALRDKVEANTKYFRKMMTAAGFAIVPGEHPIVPIMLGDARLSQDFAEAMLKRGIYVIGFFYPVVPQGKARIRVQISAAHEREHLDRAIAAFTAVGRELGVIR; encoded by the coding sequence ATGTTCGATTCCGTGCGCGACGAGCTGAGGGCCACCCTCGGCGAGATCGAGGCCGCCGGCCTCTACAAGCGCGAGCGCATCATCGTGAGCGACCAGAAGGCCCAGATCCGCCTGGACAGCGGCGCCGAGGTGCTGAACTTCTGCGCCAACAACTACCTGGGCCTGGCCAACGACCCCGCGATCATCCAGGCGGCCAAGGACGGCATGGACAGCCACGGCTTCGGCCTCTCGTCCGTGCGCTTCATCTGCGGCACGCAGGACATCCACCGGCAGCTCGAGCGCGCCGTGGCCGAGTTCTTCGGCACCGACGACACGATCCTCTACACGTCCTGCTTCGACGCCAACGGCGGCCTGTTCGAAGTGCTGCTGGGCGAGGAGGACGCGGTGATCAGCGACGCGCTGAACCACGCGTCCATCATCGACGGGATCCGCCTCTGCAAGGCCCAGCGCTACCGCTACGCGAACAACGACCTGGGCGAGCTGCGCACGCGGCTCGAGGAGGCCCGCGGCGCGGGCGCGCGCCGGATCCTGGTGGCCACCGACGGGGTGTTCTCCATGGACGGGATCGTCGCCCAGATCGACAAGGTCTGTGACCTGGCCGAGGAGTTCGGGGCGATGGTCATGGTGGACGACTCCCACGCCACCGGCTTCTTCGGCCCCACGGGCCGCGGCAGCGTGGAGCACTGCGGCGCCCTGGGCCGGGTGGACGTGATCACCTCGACCCTGGGCAAGGCCATGGGCGGGGCGTCCGGGGGCTTCACCACCGGCCGCCAGGAGATCGTGGACCTGCTGCGGCAGCGGAGCCGGCCCTATCTCTTCAGCAACACCGTCGCCCCGGCCATCGTGGCGGCGGCCCTCCGCACCCTGGAACTGATCTCGGGGAGCACGGCCCTCAGGGACAAGGTCGAGGCCAACACCAAGTATTTCCGCAAGATGATGACCGCCGCCGGCTTCGCCATCGTCCCCGGGGAGCACCCCATCGTGCCCATCATGCTGGGGGACGCCCGTCTGAGCCAGGACTTCGCCGAGGCCATGCTGAAGCGGGGGATCTACGTCATCGGGTTCTTCTACCCGGTGGTGCCCCAGGGCAAGGCCCGGATCCGGGTTCAGATCTCGGCCGCCCACGAGCGGGAGCACCTGGATCGGGCCATCGCGGCGTTCACGGCGGTGGGCCGGGAGCTGGGCGTCATCCGCTAG
- a CDS encoding polysaccharide deacetylase family protein — MDERRPSSTLAGLERLGLNALARWKHRRRPLILRYAGFRPNDGPSSPGDARLPIAALRAQLGHLKAKGYRFVSLDELLKGLSHVRGSARLVTLSFDGGLRSAIELAYPLLREFGARGTLYVSPALVEAGVTAGGEAAAGWDDLRGLDPAVLLVGNQGRNPLDCEEPTSDAVFERAVWQAGLDIEEKLGYPVRHFCCPAPDERLLPQRIPERLVEYGYRSAVTSHPGFANDGLDAFHLHRFAADADFALFKAATSGALGWLQRLGLWRDAAPTPAVPAPGRTRAAAAGRQGRSGR, encoded by the coding sequence ATGGATGAACGTCGACCTTCCTCCACCCTCGCCGGACTCGAGCGCCTCGGGCTCAACGCCCTGGCGCGCTGGAAGCACCGGCGACGCCCGCTGATCCTGCGCTACGCGGGCTTCCGGCCGAACGACGGACCGTCGAGCCCGGGGGATGCACGCCTGCCCATCGCCGCGCTGCGCGCGCAGCTCGGCCACCTCAAGGCCAAGGGCTACCGCTTCGTGAGCCTGGACGAGCTGCTCAAGGGGCTGTCCCACGTCCGCGGCTCGGCGCGGCTCGTCACGCTGAGCTTCGACGGCGGCCTGAGAAGCGCCATCGAGCTGGCCTATCCGCTGCTGCGGGAGTTCGGCGCGCGGGGGACGCTCTACGTCTCGCCGGCGCTGGTGGAGGCGGGCGTGACGGCGGGCGGCGAAGCTGCCGCCGGCTGGGACGACCTGCGCGGCCTCGACCCGGCCGTCCTGCTGGTGGGCAACCAGGGGCGCAATCCCCTCGACTGCGAGGAGCCCACCAGCGACGCCGTCTTCGAGCGCGCGGTCTGGCAGGCGGGGCTGGACATCGAGGAGAAGCTCGGCTATCCGGTGCGGCACTTCTGCTGCCCCGCGCCCGACGAGCGCCTGCTGCCGCAGCGCATCCCCGAACGGCTGGTGGAGTACGGCTACCGCTCCGCGGTGACGAGCCACCCCGGCTTCGCGAACGACGGCCTCGACGCCTTCCATCTGCACCGCTTCGCGGCGGACGCGGACTTCGCCCTGTTCAAGGCCGCCACCAGCGGCGCGCTGGGCTGGCTGCAGCGCCTGGGTCTGTGGCGGGACGCCGCACCTACGCCGGCAGTGCCCGCGCCGGGTCGCACGCGCGCCGCCGCGGCGGGGCGGCAGGGTCGGTCGGGCCGCTAG
- a CDS encoding DUF2089 domain-containing protein: MDIGKATCPGCGRPMSITRVHCSDCDLNLDGQFEVSELARLSLEEQVFLVAFLRHHGSIKRMEALFGISYPTVKNRLNALAAKLDRHYQVPRPEMDTLERLERGEISVDEALKRLASEEDV, translated from the coding sequence ATGGACATTGGCAAGGCCACCTGCCCCGGCTGCGGGCGCCCGATGAGCATCACGCGGGTTCACTGCAGCGACTGCGATCTGAACCTGGATGGCCAGTTCGAGGTCTCCGAGCTGGCCAGACTGTCCCTGGAGGAGCAGGTCTTCCTGGTGGCCTTCCTGCGCCATCACGGCTCCATCAAGCGCATGGAGGCGCTGTTCGGCATCAGCTACCCCACGGTGAAGAACCGTCTCAACGCTCTCGCGGCCAAGCTGGACCGTCACTACCAGGTGCCCCGCCCCGAGATGGACACCCTGGAGCGGCTCGAACGCGGTGAGATCAGCGTGGACGAAGCCTTGAAGCGGCTCGCCAGCGAGGAGGACGTCTGA
- the pruA gene encoding L-glutamate gamma-semialdehyde dehydrogenase, translating to MAHGIFRLPAPVNEPVLEYRPGSPERRALQAKLAELAGKEIEIPLVIGGKAVKTGKLATCVMPHDHGHVLARYHQAGKAEVAAAIDAALEARKTWARMPWQDRAAIFKRAADLLATSWRSTLNASTMLGQSKNAFQAEIDAACELIDFFNFNVKYMESIYAEQPPHSPKGSWNQLEQRPLEGFVFAVTPFNFTSIAGNLPSAPAMMGNVVLWKPASSSVYSGWFLMKLFEEAGVPAGVINFVPGPGSVVGPMIMSHRELAGIHFTGSTGVFQGMWKTVGDNIAGYKSYPRIVGETGGKDFVVAHASADPEALAVALVRGAFEYQGQKCSAASRAYVPKNLWPKVKRSMLAMLKDMKQGDPADFTNFSNAVIDRGAFKDITGYIDYAKKSKRAEIIAGGGYDDSKGFFIEPTVVVTDDPHFKLMEEEIFGPVLTIHVYETRKWAQTLALVDATSPYALTGAVFARDREAVIEAREALVNAAGNFYINDKPTGAVVGQQPFGGARASGTNDKAGSHLNLLRWVSPRTVKENFIPPTDYRYPFLQPDE from the coding sequence ATGGCGCACGGAATCTTCAGGCTCCCCGCTCCCGTCAACGAACCCGTCCTCGAGTACCGCCCCGGCAGCCCCGAGCGCCGCGCGCTGCAGGCGAAGCTGGCCGAACTGGCCGGCAAGGAGATCGAGATCCCGCTGGTGATCGGCGGCAAGGCCGTCAAGACCGGCAAGCTGGCCACCTGCGTGATGCCCCACGACCACGGCCACGTGCTGGCCCGCTACCACCAGGCCGGCAAGGCCGAGGTGGCCGCGGCCATCGACGCGGCGCTCGAAGCCCGCAAGACCTGGGCGCGGATGCCCTGGCAGGATCGCGCCGCCATCTTCAAGCGGGCGGCGGACCTGCTCGCCACGAGCTGGCGCTCCACCCTCAACGCGTCCACCATGCTCGGCCAGAGCAAGAACGCCTTCCAGGCCGAGATCGACGCGGCCTGCGAGCTGATCGACTTCTTCAACTTCAACGTGAAGTACATGGAGTCGATCTACGCCGAGCAGCCCCCCCACAGCCCCAAGGGCAGCTGGAACCAGCTCGAGCAGCGGCCGCTGGAGGGTTTCGTCTTCGCGGTGACGCCCTTCAACTTCACCAGCATCGCCGGCAACCTGCCCAGCGCGCCGGCCATGATGGGCAACGTGGTCCTGTGGAAGCCGGCGTCCAGCAGCGTCTACAGCGGCTGGTTCCTGATGAAGCTCTTCGAGGAAGCGGGCGTGCCGGCCGGGGTGATCAACTTCGTGCCCGGTCCCGGCAGCGTGGTGGGCCCCATGATCATGTCGCACCGCGAACTCGCGGGCATCCACTTTACCGGTTCGACGGGCGTCTTCCAGGGCATGTGGAAGACGGTGGGCGACAACATCGCGGGCTACAAGAGCTACCCGCGGATCGTCGGCGAGACCGGCGGCAAGGACTTCGTCGTGGCCCACGCGAGCGCCGATCCCGAGGCGCTGGCCGTGGCCCTGGTGCGCGGCGCATTCGAGTACCAGGGGCAGAAGTGCTCGGCCGCGAGCCGCGCCTACGTCCCCAAGAATCTCTGGCCCAAGGTGAAGCGCAGCATGCTGGCCATGCTCAAGGACATGAAGCAGGGCGATCCGGCCGACTTCACGAACTTCTCGAATGCCGTGATCGACCGGGGCGCGTTCAAGGACATCACCGGCTACATCGACTACGCCAAGAAGAGCAAGCGCGCGGAGATCATCGCGGGCGGCGGCTACGACGACAGCAAGGGCTTCTTCATCGAGCCCACGGTCGTGGTGACCGACGACCCCCACTTCAAGCTGATGGAAGAGGAGATCTTCGGCCCCGTGCTGACGATCCACGTCTACGAGACCCGCAAGTGGGCGCAGACCCTCGCGCTGGTGGACGCCACCAGCCCCTACGCCCTCACCGGCGCGGTCTTCGCCCGCGACCGCGAGGCCGTGATCGAGGCGCGCGAGGCGCTGGTGAACGCGGCGGGGAACTTCTACATCAACGACAAGCCCACGGGCGCCGTGGTGGGCCAGCAGCCCTTCGGCGGCGCGCGGGCCAGCGGCACCAACGACAAGGCCGGCAGCCACCTCAACCTGCTGCGCTGGGTCAGCCCGCGGACGGTGAAGGAGAACTTCATCCCGCCCACGGACTACCGCTACCCCTTCCTGCAGCCGGACGAGTAG